In the genome of Labrus mixtus chromosome 21, fLabMix1.1, whole genome shotgun sequence, one region contains:
- the lgi1b gene encoding leucine-rich glioma-inactivated protein 1b: MGYSGRGCTLLVWVAAVSLVLADGRRVRQPRCPVGCTCTKDNALCENVRSVPHTFPSDVVSLSFVKSGFNEITGGSFVHTPVLQLLLFTANSFDLIDEDAFLGLPHLEYLFIENNRISSISPFAFRGLKTLIHLSLAYNNLETLPKDVFKGMDALTKVDLRGNNLICDCKLKWLVEWMHNTNATLDQIHCSGPPIHQGKLLNDLLPHSFDCITSEFASYQSLKFESISVEAFTFGMDQFVVFAQPFAGTCSFLEWDHVEMTFRTYDTIESTSTVVCKPMVIDNHLFVIVAQLFGGSHIYKRDISANKFIKIQDIDILKIRKPNDIETFIIDGESFFVIADSSKAGSTTVYKWNGNGFYTHQSLHPWYRDTDVEYLEISNKAHLILSSSSQRPVVYQWNRSQKQFDRRTDIPDMEDVFSVKHFQVKGELFICLTRFIGDSKVMRWDGAMFKEVQTFPSRGSMVFQPVSIGNWQYAILGSDYSLTQVYQWDSKRSQFVPSQELNIQAPRAFSMVSIDDRVFLLASSFKGKTQIYEHLMIDLSN; the protein is encoded by the exons ATGGGATACTCGGGCAGAGGATGTACGCTCCTGGTTTGGGTCGCTGCTGTCAGCCTGGTTCTGGCAGACGGGAGGAGAGTGAGGCAGCCCAGATGCCCCGTTGGATGTACCTGCACCAAAGATAACGCCCTGTGCGAGAACGTCCGATCTGTGCCTCACACCTTCCCGTCGGATGTCGTTTCACT ATCTTTTGTCAAGTCTGGATTTAATGAAATCACAGGAGGAAGCTTTGTTCACACGCCTGTCCTGCAACTACT actttTCACAGCAAACTCCTTTGACCTGATCGATGAGGATGCCTTCTTGGGTTTACCTCATCTTGAATATCT aTTTATTGAAAACAACAGAATTTCATCGATATCCCCTTTTGCTTTTCGAGGCCTGAAAACTCTGATACATCT GAGTCTGGCTTACAACAACCTTGAGACGCTGCCCAAAGATGTCTTCAAGGGCATGGATGCTTTGACTAAAGT GGATCTACGAGGCAATAACCTCATATGCGACTGCAAGCTGAAGTGGTTGGTGGAGTGGATGCATAACACTAATGCCACCCTGGACCAGATCCACTGCAGCGGCCCACCCATCCACCAGGGGAAGCTGCTCAATGATCTGCTGCCACACTCTTTTGACTGCATCACATCAG AGTTCGCCTCCTATCAGTCCCTGAAGTTTGAGTCCATTTCGGTGGAGGCCTTCACCTTCGGTATGGatcagtttgttgtgtttgctcAACCGTTTGCTGGGACGTGCAGCTTCCTGGAATGGGATCATGTTGAGATGACCTTTCGAACCTATGACACCATTGAAA GCACCTCCACTGTGGTCTGTAAGCCCATGGTGATTGACAACCACCTCTTTGTCATAGTGGCTCAGTTGTTTGGAGGCTCGCACATCTACAAACGCGACATCTCTGCCAACAAGTTCATCAAGATCCAGGACATTGACATCCTCAAGATTCGCAAACCCAACGACATTGAGACGTTCATAATCGATGGAGAGTCTTTCTTTGTCATTGCAGACAGCTCAAAG GCCGGCTCAACAACAGTGTACAAATGGAACGGTAACGGCTTCTACACCCACCAATCCCTCCACCCGTGGTACCGCGACACAGATGTAGAATATTTGGAGATCTCCAACAAAGCCCACCTGATCTTGTCCAGCAGCTCCCAGAGGCCTGTAGTCTACCAATGGAACAGGAGCCAGAAACAGTTCGATCGCAGGACAGACATACCCGACATGGAGGATGTCTTCTCCGTCAAACACTTCCAGGTCAAAG GTGAGCTGTTTATATGCCTGACAAGATTCATCGGGGACTCCAAGGTGATGCGCTGGGACGGCGCCATGTTCAAAGAGGTCCAGACATTTCCTTCCCGCGGCTCCATGGTGTTCCAACCTGTCTCCATCGGCAACTGGCAGTACGCCATCTTGGGTAGCGATTATTCACTGACGCAGGTCTACCAATGGGACAGCAAGAGGAGCCAGTTTGTCCCATCCCAGGAGCTGAATATCCAGGCGCCTCGGGCATTTTCTATGGTTTCCATTGACGACCGAGTGTTCCTGCTTGCGTCCAGCTTCAAGGGAAAAACTCAAATATACGAGCATCTCATGATTGATTTGAGTAATTAA